From Montipora foliosa isolate CH-2021 chromosome 6, ASM3666993v2, whole genome shotgun sequence, a single genomic window includes:
- the LOC138006700 gene encoding 5-hydroxytryptamine receptor 1D-like: MILPEPDLRCRNVWAPFSLSITTATVAASLSIVTVPGNFLISWAVICNPKGNLKTPFNFLVLNLAIADLIVGVITEPLFLGYHLAEAFGKRSLETHLVASMSYFMTSTASVLGMAALAVNRYQATTTKNDCIQQWKWSRVVAMSVLIWVFSLCLPFLYLVTGFCRLSFIFVNTAVVSSVFVLVFVYCRIYRALRKHGRKVQHLRSINEKKKRGRQEERITALFILIVVSFLACVVPTLVTSYIINLCHSCSCFLIHWSRDLSCWFLLFNSASNQFLYAWRMPPFRRAVETIPVVHLVSRWFGKNRVKQAPRFIFDDSQRNGKLDRAGLG, encoded by the coding sequence ATGATACTTCCTGAACCCGACTTGCGGTGCAGAAACGTCTGGGCGCCATTTTCTCTATCCATTACCACAGCAACAGTCGCTGCATCTTTGAGCATAGTGACAGTACCTGGCAATTTTCTCATTTCCTGGGCTGTAATTTGCAACCCCAAAGGTAACCTGAAGACTCCATTCAACTTCTTGGTACTTAACCTTGCCATCGCTGATTTGATAGTGGGTGTGATCACAGAACCACTTTTTCTTGGCTATCATTTGGCAGAGGCGTTTGGAAAACGCAGCTTGGAAACACATCTCGTTGCCTCTATGTCCTATTTCATGACATCGACAGCTTCGGTTCTTGGCATGGCGGCTCTGGCGGTGAACAGATACCAAGCAACGACAACAAAAAATGATTGCATTCAACAATGGAAATGGTCGAGAGTAGTAGCCATGTCTGTGCTCATATGGGTCTTCTCGCTGTGCCTTCCATTTCTATACCTTGTCACTGGCTTTTGTCGGTTGTCCTTCATTTTCGTCAACACAGCAGTCGTGTCCAGTGTGTTTGTCCTGGTGTTCGTCTATTGCAGAATTTATCGTGCTCTTCGAAAACACGGCAGAAAAGTTCAGCACCTTCGAAGCATCAACGAGAAAAAGAAACGGGGAAGGCAGGAAGAAAGGATAACAGCATTGTTCATTTTGATTGTGGTCTCTTTTCTAGCGTGCGTTGTCCCAACATTGGTGACCAGTTACATAATAAATTTATGTCACTCGTGCAGCTGCTTTTTAATTCACTGGTCTCGAGATCTCTCCTGTTGGTTTCTCCTGTTCAATTCGGCCTCCAATCAGTTTCTCTACGCCTGGCGAATGCCTCCTTTCAGGAGAGCGGTTGAAACGATTCCTGTCGTGCATTTGGTGTCACGATGGTTCGGAAAGAACAGAGTTAAGCAAGCACCTCGCTTTATCTTTGATGACAGTCAAAGGAACGGTAAATTAGACAGAGCTGGACTGGGGTAG